The Paenibacillus uliginis N3/975 genome has a window encoding:
- a CDS encoding alpha/beta fold hydrolase — translation MAHIFMTGSTGFIGMYALKELAISKENHTINALVRSNAKWEQVCKQMGLGREYAGRINPIIGDLSAPHLGLSASNRALVQTADVIIHAGGPMDILLGEDEARTVFLQAAEEMLGIAEEIHKRKGLRHFIHLVGFKSPFNDDNILSPDSIIAHLEQEPPYERMKFFADLRIRQSAKQAGFPLSVIHPSVVIGSSEHGETVQTGGLGILVKSAARKMMGIVPGGSSHWLPLVHVDHVAAFISALACEALPVNGTYYLLDEKNDSPSMTKLVTGITKELRVGKPVGSISPRVLSKVLGSSIGRKLGIPKESLDFIVKADQAYPLAAAREIQHRYCLAHTVNASIMPATIADLDFRLVHSQVDTDGFMRGKRGPLATLERNGTRYYGSLNEAASEMRSVMDRADDGALNKKQEGSIAAANTIVFVHGTLSSADCLLPLAEQFPESTVCLVDLPGFGRSPYHHGRNVLEGHIESLVEAIRSFDTPVTLVGHSLGGLLAAHAYACVPERIRRLHLLQPVLHRAPKMYRSAFLTEAALRRLSAPGLKKQLMAQSCFTDISDIPPGYVTYVLQELQSPRVRKTTAETLSALTRAESFRLSQDVSLRKDGVTILWGTQDRVYRQPESFRSVRTLEIPAAHNFPISHPVETAEYLQQLGL, via the coding sequence ATGGCGCACATTTTCATGACAGGTAGTACAGGGTTTATCGGTATGTATGCATTAAAGGAGCTTGCGATTTCTAAAGAAAATCATACAATCAATGCACTTGTACGATCCAATGCAAAGTGGGAGCAAGTGTGTAAGCAAATGGGGTTGGGACGTGAGTACGCGGGGCGAATAAACCCTATCATCGGAGACTTGAGTGCGCCCCACCTTGGATTGAGCGCGTCCAACCGGGCTCTGGTGCAGACGGCGGATGTGATCATTCATGCGGGGGGTCCCATGGATATTTTGTTGGGCGAAGACGAAGCGCGTACAGTCTTCTTGCAGGCGGCGGAGGAAATGCTCGGCATCGCCGAGGAAATTCATAAACGCAAGGGTTTGCGGCATTTTATTCATCTCGTTGGATTCAAAAGTCCCTTTAACGACGATAACATCCTTTCACCGGATTCTATTATCGCTCACTTAGAGCAAGAGCCGCCTTACGAGCGGATGAAGTTCTTTGCCGATTTGCGCATTCGCCAAAGTGCCAAACAAGCAGGTTTTCCACTCTCCGTCATCCACCCAAGTGTCGTTATCGGAAGCTCAGAACACGGCGAAACCGTGCAAACCGGGGGGCTGGGTATTCTCGTGAAATCCGCAGCGCGCAAAATGATGGGCATCGTCCCTGGCGGATCCTCGCATTGGTTGCCGCTCGTTCATGTCGATCATGTCGCCGCCTTCATAAGTGCCCTTGCCTGTGAGGCGCTTCCGGTTAACGGGACCTACTATTTGTTGGATGAGAAGAATGACAGTCCGTCGATGACGAAGCTCGTGACAGGCATTACGAAAGAGCTTCGTGTGGGTAAACCGGTTGGCTCCATCTCACCTCGAGTACTATCCAAGGTGCTTGGCAGTTCCATCGGCCGGAAGCTGGGAATTCCGAAGGAATCGCTGGATTTTATTGTCAAGGCGGATCAAGCATATCCCCTGGCTGCCGCTCGTGAAATCCAACATCGATACTGTCTAGCTCATACCGTGAATGCCTCGATCATGCCTGCCACTATAGCAGATCTCGATTTTCGTCTTGTACATTCGCAAGTGGATACAGACGGATTTATGCGCGGGAAAAGAGGTCCATTGGCTACGCTGGAGCGAAACGGGACGAGGTATTATGGTTCATTGAACGAGGCAGCTTCCGAAATGAGGAGCGTGATGGACAGGGCGGACGATGGAGCGTTGAACAAAAAGCAAGAGGGATCCATTGCCGCAGCGAATACCATCGTCTTCGTGCATGGCACGTTAAGCAGTGCGGATTGCCTATTGCCGCTTGCTGAGCAGTTCCCGGAGTCGACCGTTTGTCTGGTCGATCTCCCAGGCTTCGGACGTTCGCCCTATCACCACGGGCGGAACGTCCTCGAAGGCCACATCGAATCGCTCGTAGAGGCGATTCGTTCTTTCGACACCCCGGTTACGCTCGTCGGCCATTCGCTGGGAGGCCTGCTGGCTGCCCACGCCTACGCGTGCGTACCGGAACGGATCCGCAGACTCCACCTGCTGCAGCCTGTCCTGCACCGCGCTCCAAAGATGTACCGGAGCGCCTTCCTGACCGAGGCTGCGCTGCGTAGGTTGAGCGCGCCGGGTCTCAAGAAGCAGCTGATGGCGCAGAGCTGCTTTACAGACATAAGTGACATACCGCCGGGGTATGTCACTTATGTCCTGCAAGAGCTGCAGTCGCCGCGTGTGCGGAAGACGACTGCGGAGACCCTCTCTGCGTTGACGCGCGCAGAGAGCTTCCGCCTTTCGCAGGATGTGTCGCTGCGAAAGGACGGGGTTACGATCCTGTGGGGCACCCAGGATCGGGTATACCGGCAGCCGGAGTCTTTTCGCTCCGTGCGCACGCTGGAGATTCCGGCTGCCCACAACTTCCCGATTTCGCACCCGGTAGAAACAGCGGAATATCTACAGCAGCTGGGACTATAG
- a CDS encoding TetR/AcrR family transcriptional regulator — protein sequence MIKKYKPSNRDLALQVATTLFLSKGYLATSMDDIVTASKVSKTNIYYYFKSKEDLLSAIMDQLIQTYTEMIHDIAERSSLTVQERFKAILRMLTHQELECLGGCPFITLYTQMPLDAPIIREKVGRFFRDQIGIVEQLVLEGIHKQEFKADLSARSTAQFIVAAIEGGLFLQHASEDSTLLEQSFHTLALLLK from the coding sequence ATGATAAAAAAGTATAAACCCAGCAACCGCGATCTTGCCCTTCAAGTCGCGACCACCTTGTTCCTGTCAAAAGGTTATCTCGCGACCAGCATGGATGATATCGTAACGGCGAGCAAAGTATCCAAGACGAACATTTATTATTATTTCAAAAGCAAGGAAGACCTGTTGTCCGCTATCATGGATCAACTCATACAAACCTATACGGAAATGATTCACGATATTGCCGAACGGTCGAGTTTAACCGTGCAAGAACGTTTCAAAGCTATTCTTCGTATGCTGACACACCAAGAGTTGGAATGTTTAGGCGGGTGCCCCTTTATCACCCTGTATACACAGATGCCGCTGGATGCTCCAATAATTCGCGAAAAGGTCGGCCGGTTTTTCCGTGATCAAATCGGCATCGTGGAACAATTAGTTCTTGAAGGGATCCACAAACAAGAATTCAAAGCCGATTTATCGGCCAGATCTACTGCACAATTCATCGTCGCGGCGATTGAAGGCGGATTATTCCTCCAGCATGCGAGTGAAGACTCGACTCTGTTGGAGCAGTCTTTTCACACTTTAGCGTTATTGCTAAAGTAA
- a CDS encoding alpha/beta hydrolase gives MQELHTALQQEGIRGPYILVGHSQGGMYSRLFAQQYRDEVAGLVLLDARPEQFSQATDAIFEREGLDPDKMGVPPTALVKLLKASGAMRLFQNSLLAQLPAEERPLYINVDAASAYLETAEEEDRHMTEVEDAIRDQQLGSLPVRIVTHTIPNDATAFGMSAESSRQLEDIWQEQQKGLLDISTDSELIIAQNSGHMIMHDEPDLVVEIVRGLLAQHRK, from the coding sequence GTGCAAGAGCTGCATACCGCGTTGCAGCAGGAAGGCATTCGCGGGCCGTATATTCTCGTCGGCCATTCCCAGGGTGGCATGTATTCCCGACTGTTCGCGCAGCAGTATAGGGATGAAGTCGCCGGATTGGTACTGCTGGATGCGCGACCGGAACAATTCTCGCAGGCAACGGATGCTATCTTTGAACGTGAAGGACTGGATCCGGATAAGATGGGAGTGCCGCCTACAGCCTTGGTGAAGTTATTAAAAGCGTCGGGGGCTATGCGGTTGTTTCAGAATTCCCTATTAGCTCAATTGCCGGCAGAGGAGAGGCCGCTCTATATCAATGTGGACGCAGCGTCAGCTTACTTGGAGACGGCGGAAGAAGAAGACAGACACATGACCGAGGTAGAAGATGCTATCCGCGATCAACAGCTCGGATCCCTTCCCGTTAGAATCGTCACTCACACCATTCCTAACGACGCCACCGCATTCGGCATGTCCGCAGAGAGCAGCCGCCAGCTGGAAGATATTTGGCAGGAGCAGCAAAAGGGCTTGCTGGACATATCCACCGACAGCGAACTAATTATAGCTCAGAACAGCGGCCATATGATTATGCATGACGAACCCGATTTAGTAGTTGAGATCGTGCGGGGATTATTGGCACAACACCGGAAATGA